Proteins encoded in a region of the Psychromicrobium lacuslunae genome:
- the glgP gene encoding alpha-glucan family phosphorylase — protein MKAIRRFTVRTVLPESIAPLARLATNLRWSWHLPTRELFASLDQQLWDDSAHDPVTFLGSVSREQLQQLSENTDVVDRVRRAAEDLQRYLEEPRWYQGLSEDAPKCIAYFSPEFGITEVLPQYSGGLGILAGDHLKAASDLGVPLIGVGLLYQAGYFKQSLSRDAWQQETYPVLDPDGLPLTLLREADGSPAQVTLPLPEGRELHAWIWRADVGRVPLLLLDSNVPGNDDAARLITDRLYGGGGDHRLQQELLLGMGGVKALRVYQRLSGVPAPEVFHTNEGHAGFLGIERIRELIGTEHLNWDEALAAGRASTVFTTHTPVPAGIDRFQKAQIQHFFEAGLAPGVPLENILSLGSESYQGGDPAVFNMAVMGLRLAQRANGVAKLHGVVSREMFSGLWPGFDHQEVPISSVTNGVHVPTWVDPKISSLAAERFGNSVLDQPDWSKVYEVPDQEIWAMRRELRAALIEDVRRRVRASWKKRGAADAELAWTDSVLDPDVLTIGFARRVPTYKRLTLMLREPARLKALLLDEKHPIQLVIAGKSHPADDAGKKMIQDLVRFTDDPEVRHRIVFLPNYDIAMARTLFPGCDVWLNNPLRPLEACGTSGMKAAINGGLNLSVLDGWWDEMYDGENGWAIPTANNGASAEERDDIEAAALYELLENQVAPRFYGAGGTSEAAGAAGASSPQASELPTHWISMIKHTLATLGPAVSAERMLDDYVHKLYEPAAIAGRAATANGFAAAKELAAWRSKVSTAWPDLAVEHVDSVGVSDEPQIGDTLTVRAYVYLDGLSTEDVRVEAAFGKALESDELSDTDSVALQATEDLGNGRHLFSGDVVIDRSGSFGYTVRVLPENPQLASRAELGLITSA, from the coding sequence GTGAAGGCCATCCGCAGATTTACTGTCCGTACCGTGCTCCCCGAGTCGATTGCGCCCTTGGCGCGGCTCGCCACCAACCTCCGCTGGTCCTGGCACCTGCCAACGCGCGAGCTTTTCGCTTCGCTAGACCAACAGCTGTGGGATGACAGCGCCCACGACCCGGTAACTTTTCTCGGTTCGGTAAGCCGAGAGCAGCTTCAACAACTCTCCGAGAACACCGATGTGGTGGACCGGGTACGGCGGGCAGCCGAGGATTTGCAGCGCTACCTCGAAGAGCCCCGGTGGTATCAGGGTCTGAGCGAGGACGCACCAAAGTGCATCGCCTACTTCTCGCCGGAATTCGGTATTACCGAGGTGCTACCGCAATACTCGGGCGGTCTCGGCATTCTGGCCGGTGACCACCTCAAGGCGGCCTCTGACCTGGGTGTACCGCTGATCGGCGTCGGGCTGCTTTACCAGGCTGGTTACTTCAAGCAGTCGCTCTCCCGCGATGCCTGGCAGCAAGAGACCTATCCTGTGCTTGACCCAGACGGTCTGCCGCTCACCCTGCTACGCGAAGCCGATGGCAGCCCAGCGCAGGTGACCTTGCCATTACCGGAGGGTCGGGAATTGCATGCCTGGATCTGGCGGGCCGACGTCGGCCGGGTTCCGTTGCTGCTCTTGGATTCCAACGTCCCTGGCAATGACGACGCCGCTCGACTAATCACCGACCGACTCTATGGCGGTGGCGGGGATCACCGGCTGCAACAGGAGTTACTGCTCGGCATGGGTGGAGTTAAGGCACTGCGGGTCTACCAACGACTCAGCGGGGTGCCCGCTCCCGAGGTTTTCCATACCAACGAGGGTCATGCTGGCTTCCTCGGCATCGAACGAATTCGTGAGTTGATCGGGACCGAGCACCTGAACTGGGACGAGGCCTTGGCCGCTGGCCGCGCCTCGACGGTTTTCACCACCCACACCCCGGTGCCGGCTGGCATCGACCGCTTCCAAAAAGCTCAAATTCAGCATTTCTTCGAGGCTGGCTTGGCCCCCGGAGTGCCGCTGGAGAATATTCTCAGCCTTGGCTCGGAGAGCTACCAGGGCGGCGATCCTGCGGTCTTCAATATGGCGGTGATGGGCCTGCGATTGGCGCAACGTGCCAATGGTGTGGCAAAGCTGCATGGCGTGGTTTCCCGTGAGATGTTCTCCGGGCTTTGGCCGGGCTTCGATCATCAGGAGGTGCCGATCTCCTCGGTCACCAACGGCGTGCACGTGCCGACTTGGGTGGATCCCAAGATCAGCTCGCTTGCCGCAGAACGTTTCGGTAACAGCGTGCTGGACCAGCCCGACTGGTCGAAGGTTTACGAAGTGCCGGATCAGGAAATCTGGGCAATGCGGCGCGAACTCCGGGCCGCATTGATCGAGGACGTGCGCCGCCGGGTGCGCGCTTCCTGGAAGAAGCGTGGTGCCGCCGATGCCGAGCTAGCCTGGACCGATTCTGTACTGGATCCGGATGTGCTGACCATTGGCTTTGCTCGCCGGGTGCCGACCTATAAACGACTGACCTTAATGCTGCGCGAACCGGCACGCTTAAAGGCGCTGCTGCTCGACGAGAAGCATCCGATTCAGCTGGTCATCGCCGGTAAATCGCACCCCGCGGACGACGCCGGAAAGAAGATGATCCAGGACCTGGTCCGCTTCACCGATGACCCGGAGGTGCGGCACCGCATCGTCTTCCTGCCGAATTACGACATTGCGATGGCCCGCACGCTTTTCCCGGGTTGCGACGTCTGGCTCAATAATCCTCTGCGCCCTTTGGAAGCCTGCGGCACCTCGGGGATGAAGGCGGCGATTAATGGCGGCCTAAACCTCTCGGTGCTCGATGGTTGGTGGGACGAGATGTACGACGGCGAGAACGGCTGGGCGATCCCGACTGCCAATAACGGGGCCAGCGCGGAGGAACGCGACGACATTGAAGCGGCCGCCCTCTACGAGTTGCTAGAGAACCAAGTAGCACCACGCTTCTACGGCGCGGGCGGCACCTCGGAAGCTGCCGGTGCCGCTGGCGCGTCCAGTCCGCAGGCTTCTGAGCTCCCGACGCACTGGATCTCCATGATCAAGCACACCCTGGCAACCTTGGGTCCGGCGGTTTCCGCCGAGCGCATGCTCGACGATTACGTGCACAAGCTCTACGAGCCGGCAGCCATCGCAGGCCGCGCCGCCACCGCGAATGGTTTCGCTGCGGCTAAAGAGTTGGCAGCGTGGCGCTCCAAGGTCAGCACGGCTTGGCCGGACTTGGCAGTTGAGCACGTTGATTCAGTCGGCGTCTCAGATGAACCTCAGATTGGCGACACGCTCACCGTGCGGGCCTACGTTTACCTCGACGGCCTCTCCACCGAGGATGTCCGGGTCGAGGCGGCCTTCGGTAAAGCGCTTGAAAGCGACGAGCTGAGCGACACTGACTCGGTAGCCTTGCAGGCCACCGAAGACCTAGGCAACGGCCGTCACCTATTCAGCGGCGATGTGGTGATTGATCGTTCCGGTAGCTTCGGCTACACGGTGCGGGTCTTGCCGGAGAACCCGCAATTGGCCTCTCGCGCCGAGTTGGGTCTGATCACCAGCGCCTAA
- a CDS encoding extracellular solute-binding protein, translating to MVDIGRVAERSAASTVRRRSFLSGLLGAGLLLPALSGCAGNSANTLKIAYQQWGSGKVMENFLAKISEQFRLSQPDIQIHLIPLVAAENDYFTKNELMMSSDATTPDLVFEDTFILKSDVAAGYLQTLTDRVQGWEPWQQIYDSAKTAVTGEDGKIYGVPAGTDTRALWYNTDLFRQAGLPVPWQPKDWQQLLADLAVLKKTLPEVIPFNIFSGKAQGEKASMQGFEMLLYGTESTLYDEAQKKWVIGSKGFIDSLSFIEKIFSEKLGPSLSRALDANLTETVYTDWLPKAKLAVALDGGWISNNWVPQAPGEWPEWSSVLKQAKMPTQHGQAPGYSTLAGGWCWALPTRTKKADLAWEYLKTISTTENMMNYNIADNGVAVRKDVAAQEKYRTYTPTIQFFTSLVEGATFRPALAAYPQISAAIQEAMEKVMISGTSPQQAAEAYDAQITGIVGAEKVTKGVAK from the coding sequence ATGGTTGACATTGGGCGGGTCGCTGAACGGTCGGCGGCATCCACTGTGCGAAGACGAAGTTTTCTGAGCGGCTTATTGGGTGCGGGCTTATTACTGCCCGCTCTGAGCGGATGCGCGGGAAACTCGGCGAACACGCTCAAGATCGCCTATCAGCAATGGGGCTCGGGCAAGGTGATGGAGAACTTCCTAGCCAAGATCAGCGAGCAGTTCCGTCTCAGCCAGCCCGATATCCAAATTCATTTGATTCCGCTGGTGGCAGCCGAAAACGACTACTTCACTAAAAACGAATTGATGATGTCAAGCGATGCCACCACTCCAGATCTGGTTTTTGAAGACACCTTCATTTTGAAGTCCGATGTGGCGGCCGGTTATCTGCAGACGTTGACGGATCGAGTGCAGGGCTGGGAACCGTGGCAGCAGATCTACGACTCGGCGAAGACGGCTGTCACCGGCGAAGACGGCAAGATCTATGGAGTGCCAGCCGGCACCGACACTCGGGCGCTCTGGTACAACACAGATTTGTTTCGTCAAGCTGGCCTTCCGGTGCCCTGGCAGCCCAAAGATTGGCAGCAATTGCTGGCCGATCTCGCGGTGCTGAAAAAGACGTTGCCTGAGGTCATTCCGTTCAATATTTTCTCCGGCAAAGCGCAGGGCGAGAAAGCCTCGATGCAGGGCTTCGAAATGCTGCTCTATGGCACCGAATCCACGCTTTACGATGAAGCACAAAAGAAGTGGGTGATCGGAAGTAAAGGTTTTATTGACAGCCTGAGCTTTATTGAGAAGATCTTTTCGGAGAAGCTAGGTCCGAGCCTCAGCCGGGCGCTCGATGCGAATCTGACTGAGACCGTCTACACAGATTGGTTGCCGAAGGCCAAGCTTGCGGTGGCTCTGGACGGCGGTTGGATTAGCAATAACTGGGTACCGCAGGCACCCGGTGAATGGCCCGAATGGTCATCGGTGTTGAAGCAGGCGAAGATGCCAACCCAGCATGGCCAAGCGCCGGGTTATAGCACCCTGGCTGGTGGCTGGTGCTGGGCCTTACCGACCAGAACGAAAAAGGCCGATCTGGCCTGGGAATATCTGAAAACCATCTCGACCACCGAGAACATGATGAACTACAACATCGCCGATAACGGGGTGGCGGTGCGCAAAGATGTTGCAGCCCAGGAAAAGTACCGAACGTACACCCCCACCATCCAATTCTTCACCTCTCTGGTTGAGGGCGCGACCTTCCGGCCAGCGCTTGCCGCCTATCCACAAATCTCGGCAGCGATCCAAGAAGCCATGGAGAAGGTGATGATCTCCGGTACTTCGCCGCAGCAGGCGGCTGAAGCCTACGATGCGCAGATCACAGGCATCGTCGGCGCTGAGAAAGTCACCAAGGGGGTGGCGAAGTGA
- a CDS encoding carbohydrate ABC transporter permease, which yields MTPTKQRSPRKPSRMMRRAAPLLPALILLLIFMLGPIIYSVYLSLTNKALRGEGSASTDFVGLANFGQAFSSPQFWHSVGLTLIFTLVTAVIGQNILGMVLALLMRSASKIVTTLTSAIIIAAWILPEVVAGYLWYTFLGEKGSLNGLLNFLGLPSQDLLISLPILAVSFANIWRGTAFSMLVYRAALSQVSPDVDESAQLDGAGGWRRFFSVTLPIIRRSVLTNLMLITLQTLSVFGLIYIMTKGGPGGASQTLPLFMYEQAFSFGQLGYGTAVALILLAIGGVASLIYMKLLPREDKS from the coding sequence ATGACGCCGACGAAGCAGCGGAGTCCTCGCAAGCCGAGTAGGATGATGCGCCGGGCCGCTCCTTTATTGCCCGCGCTGATCCTGCTGCTGATTTTTATGCTCGGCCCGATTATCTACAGCGTCTATTTGTCGCTGACCAATAAAGCGCTGCGCGGTGAGGGTTCGGCCAGCACCGACTTCGTTGGCTTGGCGAACTTCGGCCAGGCTTTCAGCTCACCACAATTCTGGCATTCGGTTGGTCTGACCTTGATTTTCACCCTGGTCACTGCGGTGATCGGACAGAACATTCTCGGTATGGTGCTGGCTCTACTAATGCGTTCAGCCAGCAAAATCGTCACCACCCTGACCAGCGCGATTATTATTGCGGCTTGGATCTTGCCCGAGGTGGTGGCCGGCTATCTTTGGTACACCTTCCTCGGTGAAAAAGGTTCGCTCAACGGACTGCTGAACTTCCTCGGTCTGCCTAGCCAAGACCTGCTGATCAGCCTGCCTATTCTGGCGGTTTCTTTCGCGAATATCTGGCGAGGCACCGCCTTCAGTATGTTGGTCTACCGCGCTGCACTATCGCAGGTCTCCCCGGACGTTGATGAATCCGCGCAACTCGACGGCGCGGGAGGCTGGCGCCGTTTCTTCTCGGTGACGTTGCCGATCATTAGGCGCTCTGTGCTCACCAACTTGATGTTAATAACCTTGCAAACCCTTTCGGTCTTCGGGCTGATCTACATCATGACCAAGGGCGGCCCGGGCGGTGCCAGCCAAACTCTGCCACTTTTCATGTATGAACAGGCATTCAGCTTCGGCCAACTTGGTTACGGCACCGCTGTGGCGCTGATTCTGCTGGCCATCGGTGGTGTTGCCTCGTTGATTTATATGAAGCTGCTGCCCAGAGAGGACAAATCATGA
- a CDS encoding carbohydrate ABC transporter permease: MSAAVSSTQVSGAQPRTTGLRTRFNSTKLVTSLLLLVVALVFCIPLLWVVFASINPEATLAVEWPKQPSLENFSAIMNTKTTFRPILNSLLLCGGATLLTVVCSALAAYPLSRYQSRAKRPFLLVIIFATGLPITAVMIPVYAMFVQVNLIDSMPGAILFLAASSLPYAIFLMKNFMDGVPKEIEESAWTEGASTMQALRFVVLPLTRPGTAVVTIFTFVGMWGNFFVPFMLLLSPDNLPASVSLYTFSSQYGQVAYGQLAAFSLVYSAPVVLLYLVMGRRLGVGFTAAGGLKG; this comes from the coding sequence ATGAGCGCCGCTGTCAGCAGCACCCAGGTCTCCGGTGCCCAGCCTAGAACCACCGGACTTAGGACTCGTTTCAATAGCACGAAGCTGGTGACCAGCCTGCTTCTGCTGGTGGTCGCTCTGGTTTTCTGCATCCCCTTGCTTTGGGTGGTATTTGCTTCGATCAACCCTGAGGCCACGCTCGCGGTTGAGTGGCCGAAGCAACCCAGCTTAGAGAACTTCTCCGCCATCATGAACACCAAAACCACCTTCCGCCCCATTCTTAATTCGTTGCTATTGTGTGGCGGGGCGACGCTGCTCACGGTGGTCTGCTCGGCGCTCGCCGCCTATCCGCTTTCCAGATATCAGTCTCGGGCGAAACGACCCTTCCTGCTGGTGATTATCTTTGCCACCGGACTGCCGATCACCGCGGTGATGATTCCGGTGTATGCAATGTTCGTGCAGGTCAATCTCATTGATTCGATGCCCGGAGCGATCCTCTTCTTGGCCGCCTCCTCACTGCCTTACGCAATTTTCCTGATGAAGAACTTTATGGACGGCGTACCCAAAGAGATCGAAGAAAGCGCTTGGACTGAAGGCGCCTCGACCATGCAAGCATTGCGTTTCGTGGTGCTTCCGCTGACCCGCCCCGGTACCGCAGTGGTGACCATCTTCACCTTCGTCGGGATGTGGGGCAACTTCTTCGTACCCTTCATGCTGCTGCTTTCGCCGGATAATCTGCCGGCCTCGGTGAGCCTTTACACTTTCTCCTCGCAATATGGTCAGGTCGCCTACGGACAGCTAGCGGCTTTTTCCTTGGTGTACTCGGCTCCAGTGGTGTTGCTGTATCTGGTAATGGGACGCCGACTAGGCGTCGGCTTTACCGCGGCTGGCGGTCTCAAAGGTTAA
- a CDS encoding alpha-1,4-glucan--maltose-1-phosphate maltosyltransferase codes for MTETSSVLAETTVGRIPIFDVAPVIEGGAVPAKAIPAGELEVSATVFREGHDLIGVEAVLLSPDGAADQRIRLRPLLDGTDRWQGRLAPSEIGHWKFRIEAWSDVYATWQHNAEVKIAADVDVELMLAEGAALLSQAAGQRTRANADRQVLNTAASGLADQSQPVPVRLGAGVSAAVLEVMTKEPIRELLTLSDEYPIEVERAAAGRGSWYEFFPRSEGASRHPETGEWTSGNFRTALHSLDRVAAMGFDVIYLPPIHPIGEVNRKGPNNTLVAGPADPGSPWAIGSRDGGHDAIHPDLGDFKDFDAFVSRATELQLEVALDLALQAAPDHPWATEHPEWFTTRIDGSIAYAENPPKKYQDIYPLNFDNDPDGLSSEVLRIVELWISHGVKIFRVDNPHTKPLWFWQWLIAKVRAKHPETVFLAEAFTVPAMMHALGRAGFQQSYSYFTWRNTKAEVEEYFQEVSHQSAAFYRPNFFVNTPDILTEYLQYGGPAAFKIRAVLAAMGSPLWGVYAGYELFEHVARPGAEEYIDNEKYEYKARDFAAAEQSGRSLAPFITLLNQIRREHPALGELSNLTVHASSDPATVAFSKHKNVRSADGSTHRDTIIVVVNVDPHSVREGVVSLDLAALQIDSFNADGTFTVDELITGQSWQWGNENYVRLDAHLEPAHILHVRRPA; via the coding sequence GTGACTGAAACATCTAGCGTGCTGGCGGAAACTACCGTCGGCAGGATTCCGATTTTCGATGTGGCGCCGGTGATTGAAGGCGGCGCGGTACCCGCAAAAGCAATTCCCGCCGGCGAACTCGAAGTTTCTGCCACGGTGTTTCGTGAGGGGCACGACCTGATTGGTGTCGAAGCCGTATTGCTCAGCCCGGATGGCGCAGCGGACCAGCGTATCCGATTGCGGCCCTTACTGGATGGCACCGACCGTTGGCAGGGTCGGCTTGCTCCTTCCGAGATCGGCCACTGGAAATTCAGGATAGAAGCTTGGTCCGACGTCTACGCCACTTGGCAGCACAATGCCGAGGTGAAGATCGCCGCCGACGTTGACGTCGAGCTCATGCTTGCGGAAGGCGCCGCGCTGCTCAGCCAGGCAGCCGGGCAGCGGACCCGCGCGAACGCGGACCGCCAAGTGCTGAACACAGCGGCCAGCGGTCTGGCTGATCAGAGCCAGCCGGTACCTGTCAGGCTGGGCGCCGGTGTTTCTGCAGCAGTGCTGGAGGTGATGACCAAGGAGCCGATCCGTGAGTTGCTCACGCTGAGCGATGAGTACCCGATCGAAGTCGAGCGAGCGGCGGCCGGCCGTGGCTCCTGGTATGAATTCTTCCCGCGTTCAGAGGGCGCTAGCAGGCATCCGGAGACCGGGGAATGGACCAGTGGGAACTTCCGCACCGCGCTGCACAGCCTGGATAGAGTCGCCGCGATGGGCTTCGACGTCATCTATCTGCCACCCATTCACCCGATTGGTGAAGTCAATCGCAAGGGACCGAACAATACCTTGGTAGCTGGGCCGGCAGATCCCGGCTCGCCCTGGGCGATCGGCTCCCGAGACGGCGGGCATGACGCAATCCATCCCGATTTGGGTGACTTTAAAGACTTCGACGCCTTCGTCAGCCGGGCGACCGAGTTGCAGTTGGAAGTTGCCCTTGACTTGGCGCTGCAGGCGGCCCCTGACCACCCCTGGGCCACCGAACACCCGGAATGGTTCACCACCCGAATCGACGGCAGTATCGCCTACGCGGAGAACCCGCCCAAAAAGTACCAGGACATTTACCCGCTCAACTTCGATAACGACCCCGATGGGCTGAGCAGCGAGGTTTTGCGCATTGTTGAGCTGTGGATCAGCCACGGCGTCAAGATCTTCCGGGTCGATAATCCGCACACCAAACCGCTCTGGTTCTGGCAGTGGCTGATCGCCAAGGTCCGGGCTAAGCACCCGGAAACAGTCTTCTTGGCTGAGGCGTTCACTGTACCGGCGATGATGCACGCCCTGGGCCGCGCCGGGTTCCAACAGTCGTATAGCTACTTCACCTGGCGGAACACCAAGGCAGAGGTCGAAGAATACTTCCAGGAAGTCAGTCACCAATCGGCTGCCTTTTACCGGCCAAACTTTTTCGTCAACACCCCAGATATTCTCACTGAATATCTGCAATATGGTGGACCGGCGGCCTTCAAAATCCGGGCAGTCTTGGCCGCCATGGGCAGTCCGTTGTGGGGGGTCTACGCCGGCTACGAGCTTTTCGAACACGTGGCAAGGCCCGGCGCTGAGGAATACATCGATAACGAAAAATACGAGTACAAGGCGCGTGACTTCGCTGCCGCGGAGCAGTCGGGCCGCTCATTGGCGCCCTTCATCACCCTGCTCAACCAGATTCGTCGTGAGCATCCGGCACTCGGGGAGCTGAGCAACCTGACCGTGCATGCAAGCAGCGACCCCGCTACAGTAGCCTTCAGCAAGCACAAAAATGTGCGGTCAGCCGACGGCAGCACGCACCGCGACACCATTATTGTGGTGGTGAACGTCGATCCACACAGTGTCAGGGAAGGTGTGGTGTCTTTGGATCTGGCGGCTCTTCAAATCGACAGCTTCAACGCCGATGGCACCTTCACCGTCGATGAACTCATTACCGGCCAAAGCTGGCAATGGGGGAATGAAAACTACGTCCGATTGGACGCACACCTTGAACCAGCCCATATTCTTCACGTTAGGCGTCCTGCATGA